In a single window of the Streptomyces sp. NBC_00285 genome:
- a CDS encoding NmrA family NAD(P)-binding protein produces MTQDTANMTVVVTGASGRTGSRVAQSATAAGLTVRAASRAQGFDWQDRSTWARVLRGADAAYLVYPSDIGAPGVAEAVGAVAREAVGAGVRRLVLLSSRGQDRARDAEEALHASGADWTVVRAAWFAQNFSEGPLVEELRLSGELVFPAGEVREPFVDVRDIGDVVVAALTSGDRYAGQTLAVSGPRLLTFGEAVAEIAEATGRELTYRSVSARAYGERLAGFGVPEAAAGALVEAFEQLLDGRNAYLSDGVREVLGREPRDFGDFARDAAAAGTWKG; encoded by the coding sequence ATGACACAGGACACGGCGAACATGACGGTGGTGGTGACCGGCGCCTCGGGTCGTACGGGGAGCCGGGTGGCGCAGTCCGCGACGGCGGCGGGGCTGACGGTTCGGGCGGCTTCGCGGGCGCAGGGGTTCGACTGGCAGGACCGGTCGACGTGGGCGCGGGTGCTGCGGGGCGCGGACGCGGCCTATCTGGTGTACCCCTCGGACATCGGTGCCCCCGGCGTCGCCGAGGCGGTCGGGGCGGTCGCGCGGGAGGCGGTGGGGGCCGGCGTACGGCGGCTGGTGCTGCTGTCGTCGCGGGGGCAGGACCGGGCGCGGGACGCGGAGGAGGCGCTGCACGCGTCGGGGGCGGACTGGACGGTCGTACGGGCCGCCTGGTTCGCGCAGAACTTCAGCGAGGGGCCGCTGGTGGAGGAGTTGCGGCTGAGCGGGGAGCTGGTGTTCCCGGCGGGTGAGGTGCGGGAGCCGTTCGTGGATGTGCGGGACATCGGGGACGTGGTGGTGGCCGCGCTGACATCGGGCGACCGGTATGCCGGACAGACGCTCGCCGTCTCGGGGCCGCGGCTGCTGACGTTCGGCGAGGCGGTCGCGGAGATCGCGGAGGCGACGGGGCGTGAGCTGACGTACCGGTCGGTGTCGGCGCGGGCGTACGGGGAGCGCCTTGCGGGGTTCGGGGTGCCGGAGGCGGCGGCCGGCGCGCTGGTCGAGGCGTTCGAGCAGTTGCTGGACGGCCGTAACGCGTATCTGTCGGACGGCGTACGGGAGGTGCTGGGCCGGGAGCCGCGGGACTTCGGCGACTTCGCGAGGGATGCGGCGGCCGCGGGGACCTGGAAGGGCTGA
- a CDS encoding AraC family transcriptional regulator codes for MDALAGLLEGPRARGAFMIRACFDPPWAVRVEDRAPLTVMLLVRGGAWILSDTGERIRLRPGDLAIARGPAPYTCADAPGTAPQALILPGAQCRYPDGRVLNGSMDLGVRTWGDRLDGETVVLIGTYLMEGEISNRLLDALPPLLSLTTDVWECPLTPLLMEEIVRDEPGQEVVLDRLLDLLVIAALRAWFSRPEAEPPAWYAALADPVVGRVLRLVQDDPAHPWTVASLAAKAGVSRAALARRFSELVGEPVMTYLTGWRLALAADRLREGSATLDAIARQVGYGSAFALSSAFKRVYGVSPQEHRLRGERELSAP; via the coding sequence ATGGACGCTCTGGCAGGTCTGCTGGAAGGGCCCCGGGCGCGTGGCGCCTTCATGATCCGTGCGTGTTTCGACCCGCCGTGGGCGGTGCGGGTGGAGGACCGGGCGCCGTTGACCGTGATGCTGCTGGTCCGCGGCGGCGCCTGGATCCTGTCCGACACCGGCGAGCGGATCCGGCTGCGCCCCGGCGACCTCGCCATCGCCCGCGGCCCCGCCCCCTACACCTGCGCCGACGCCCCCGGTACCGCCCCGCAGGCGCTGATCCTGCCCGGCGCTCAGTGCCGCTACCCCGACGGCCGGGTCCTGAACGGCTCGATGGACCTCGGCGTGCGCACCTGGGGCGACCGCCTCGACGGCGAGACGGTCGTCCTCATCGGGACGTACCTGATGGAGGGCGAGATCAGCAACCGGCTGCTGGACGCCCTGCCGCCGCTGCTGTCGCTGACCACCGACGTGTGGGAGTGCCCGCTCACCCCGCTCCTCATGGAGGAGATCGTGCGCGACGAGCCGGGACAGGAGGTCGTCCTGGACCGGCTGCTCGACCTGCTCGTGATCGCCGCGCTCAGGGCCTGGTTCTCACGGCCCGAGGCGGAGCCGCCCGCGTGGTACGCGGCGCTGGCGGATCCCGTCGTGGGTCGGGTGCTGCGGCTGGTGCAGGACGATCCCGCCCACCCCTGGACGGTGGCCTCCCTCGCCGCCAAGGCGGGAGTGTCACGCGCGGCGCTGGCCCGGCGGTTCAGCGAGCTGGTGGGGGAGCCCGTGATGACGTATCTGACCGGGTGGCGGCTGGCGTTGGCGGCGGACCGGCTGCGGGAGGGCTCCGCGACACTCGACGCGATCGCCCGGCAGGTGGGTTACGGCAGCGCGTTCGCCCTGTCCAGCGCGTTCAAGCGGGTCTACGGGGTCAGTCCGCAGGAGCATCGACTGCGGGGTGAGCGGGAGCTGAGCGCGCCGTAG
- a CDS encoding helix-turn-helix domain-containing protein has protein sequence MYTERASRLTGAAVWTGDGAGRVLPDGCMDLLWNEGRLLVAGPDTRAYVAGGASDTWTGLRFPPGSAPAFLGVPAHELRDLRVELADLWPSCEVRRLRGRIAGSPDPGTALEEIALERAAPPDPLLRALVASLDAGRPVAVTADELGLGARRLHRRSLVAFGYGPKTLARILRLQRALALARTGVPFAATAARSGYADQAHLARDVRELAGLPLGRLLAAR, from the coding sequence GTGTACACAGAGCGGGCGTCTCGGCTCACGGGTGCCGCCGTCTGGACCGGTGACGGCGCCGGACGGGTGCTGCCCGACGGGTGCATGGACCTGCTCTGGAACGAAGGACGCCTCCTCGTCGCCGGGCCCGACACCCGCGCCTACGTCGCCGGGGGCGCCTCGGACACCTGGACGGGCCTGCGCTTTCCTCCCGGTTCCGCGCCCGCCTTCCTCGGGGTGCCCGCACACGAACTGCGCGATCTCCGGGTGGAGTTGGCCGATCTCTGGCCGTCTTGTGAGGTACGGCGGCTGCGGGGCCGTATCGCCGGCTCCCCGGACCCGGGTACGGCCCTCGAAGAGATCGCACTGGAGCGCGCCGCCCCGCCCGACCCCCTTCTGCGTGCCCTCGTCGCTTCCCTCGACGCGGGGCGCCCCGTCGCCGTGACCGCCGACGAACTCGGGCTCGGCGCACGCCGGTTGCACCGCCGTTCACTCGTGGCCTTCGGGTACGGGCCGAAGACGCTGGCCCGGATCCTGCGGTTGCAGCGGGCTCTGGCGCTGGCTCGGACCGGTGTGCCGTTCGCGGCGACGGCCGCGCGGAGCGGGTACGCGGACCAGGCCCATCTCGCGCGGGACGTAAGGGAGTTGGCCGGTCTGCCGCTCGGGCGACTACTCGCCGCCCGGTAG
- a CDS encoding VOC family protein — protein MTPRFDAIGLIASDMAASVAFYRRLGFPFAEGAETQPHAEAELAGGVRLMLDTEETVRSFHPGWRAPTGGSRTGLALRCADPAEVDAVYEELVAEGFHGELKPWNADWGQRYASLHDPDGNGVDLYAPLPGGE, from the coding sequence ATGACTCCACGATTCGATGCCATCGGCCTCATCGCCTCCGACATGGCCGCCTCCGTCGCCTTCTACCGGCGGCTCGGGTTCCCCTTCGCCGAGGGGGCCGAGACGCAGCCGCACGCGGAGGCCGAACTCGCGGGCGGTGTGCGGTTGATGCTCGACACCGAGGAGACCGTGCGCTCCTTCCACCCGGGCTGGCGGGCCCCGACCGGCGGCAGCCGCACCGGACTCGCGCTGCGCTGCGCCGACCCCGCCGAGGTCGACGCCGTGTACGAGGAGCTGGTGGCCGAGGGGTTCCACGGTGAACTCAAGCCGTGGAACGCCGACTGGGGCCAGCGGTACGCCTCGCTGCACGACCCCGACGGCAACGGCGTCGACCTCTACGCCCCGCTACCGGGCGGCGAGTAG
- a CDS encoding VOC family protein, with product MNAIPARLDHLVLATPLLAETVADFTRRTGVPPAPGGVHVGLGTRNHLVSLGGGAYLEIIGPDPEQPEPTGPRPFDVDTLTTARTVTWAISPPDLDAAVATARTRGYDPGAPRPMSRRRPDGTLLKWRLTDGDNQHPSGLVPFLIDWGASPHPTASDLPTTPLLSLRATAPFPAEIRPLLAALDTGLLLTDGPVGLSFTVDTPRGPVTFG from the coding sequence GTGAACGCGATTCCCGCACGCCTCGACCATCTCGTCCTGGCGACTCCCCTCCTGGCGGAGACGGTCGCCGACTTCACCCGGCGCACCGGTGTGCCACCCGCCCCCGGCGGTGTGCACGTCGGTCTCGGTACCCGCAACCACCTGGTCTCGCTGGGTGGCGGCGCCTATCTGGAGATCATCGGCCCGGACCCGGAGCAGCCGGAGCCGACGGGCCCGCGCCCCTTCGACGTCGACACGCTGACCACCGCCCGCACGGTGACCTGGGCGATCAGCCCGCCCGACCTGGACGCGGCGGTCGCCACCGCCCGCACCCGCGGCTACGACCCGGGCGCCCCGCGTCCGATGAGCCGCCGCAGACCCGACGGCACCCTGCTCAAGTGGCGCCTGACGGACGGCGACAACCAGCACCCGTCCGGTCTGGTGCCCTTCCTCATCGACTGGGGCGCCTCTCCCCACCCGACGGCCTCGGACCTGCCGACGACTCCTCTCCTCTCGTTGAGAGCGACCGCCCCTTTCCCTGCCGAGATCCGCCCGCTGCTGGCCGCCCTCGACACCGGGCTCCTCCTCACCGACGGCCCGGTGGGTCTCTCGTTCACGGTGGACACGCCCCGGGGACCGGTGACCTTCGGCTGA
- a CDS encoding LacI family DNA-binding transcriptional regulator, with protein MVRTGSASVASGPTLAVVAREAGVSVPTASKVVNGREDVAPETRRRVTEALDRLGYVRRPRFDAVKASGLVDLVVHSLETSWSGAVLHGVEAAAHDAGLEVVVSAGLNRTRTGRPDRGWMDKLTARGSAGVLFNLAELTSSQYSWLNQHRIPYVLIDPVLEPPPGVVSVGAANWQGGVTATEHLLALGHERIAVVAGHQRRMCSGARVAGYRSALAAAGIRQRPEYVRHAGFDESAAHRRTLELLDLPEPPTAVFVCSDHMALGVYEALAERGLRVPDDMSVVGFDDLPEARWTTPALTTVRQPLSEMAAMALRLLVRMMEGDRPESTRTELSTRLVERASTAVPRG; from the coding sequence ATGGTCCGCACGGGGAGTGCGAGCGTGGCGTCCGGTCCCACGCTGGCGGTCGTCGCCCGGGAGGCAGGCGTGTCGGTGCCGACCGCCTCCAAGGTGGTCAACGGGCGGGAGGACGTGGCCCCCGAGACCCGCCGCCGGGTCACCGAGGCACTGGACCGGCTCGGTTACGTCCGCAGACCGAGGTTCGACGCGGTGAAGGCGTCGGGGCTGGTCGACCTGGTCGTGCACTCGCTGGAGACCTCCTGGTCGGGCGCGGTGCTGCACGGGGTCGAGGCGGCCGCCCACGACGCGGGTCTCGAGGTGGTGGTCTCGGCCGGGCTGAACCGCACCCGGACGGGCCGGCCCGACCGCGGCTGGATGGACAAACTCACCGCGCGCGGCTCCGCCGGGGTGCTGTTCAACCTGGCCGAGCTGACGTCGTCGCAGTACAGCTGGCTGAACCAGCACCGCATCCCGTACGTCCTGATCGACCCGGTCCTGGAGCCACCGCCGGGCGTGGTCTCGGTGGGCGCGGCGAACTGGCAGGGCGGGGTGACGGCGACCGAGCACCTGCTTGCGCTGGGCCATGAGCGCATCGCGGTCGTCGCCGGTCACCAGCGCAGGATGTGCAGCGGGGCGCGGGTGGCGGGCTACCGTTCCGCGCTCGCGGCGGCGGGGATACGGCAACGCCCCGAGTACGTCCGGCACGCCGGCTTCGACGAGAGCGCCGCCCACCGCCGCACCCTGGAACTCCTCGACCTGCCCGAACCGCCCACCGCGGTCTTCGTCTGCTCGGACCACATGGCCCTGGGGGTGTACGAGGCACTGGCCGAACGGGGGCTGCGCGTCCCGGACGACATGAGTGTCGTGGGCTTCGACGACCTCCCCGAGGCCCGCTGGACGACCCCGGCCCTCACCACAGTCCGCCAGCCGTTGTCGGAGATGGCGGCCATGGCCCTGCGTCTTCTGGTCCGCATGATGGAGGGCGATCGCCCGGAGAGCACCCGGACGGAACTGTCGACGCGTTTGGTGGAACGCGCGAGCACGGCCGTGCCCCGCGGCTGA
- a CDS encoding carboxylesterase/lipase family protein, whose product MTADQANPVARTWDGDPVTRTPHGAVRGRYERGVAVFRGIPYAAPPFGPRRFRPPEPPEPWDGVRDAAAFGPTAPKPPYSDAFAQYLSDPVVPGDDCLNLNVWTPEPGPGARLPVLVWVHGGALTRGSSAVPVYDGHAFARDGVVFVSVNYRLGVEGFGLFPDTPANPGLRDQLAALRWVHESIEAFGGDPGRVTVAGQSAGAISIGALLAAPQTRGLFRRAVLQSGPPEASDRDKVRRMVRRMATRLKVPATAAAFADVDRELLLRTQAEVGRLSSPVLGGPAFGIVVDGDLVPRDPLEALVSGEAGRDVDLMLGWTSDEYRLWLVPGGLLERVDRLGPVALAGAMARCHCGVEVVRGYRVLHPEAGTADLVGQMVTDHLLRIPLHRLAEARPGTSYVYEFAWPSNLPDLGACHALELGFVFDTGATPESAKLAGEGAPTELGEAMHGAWVRFATDGDPGWQPWDATHPVQVFGKGDPYLASGPRDGDFAVWTADTTTPETAPVSEPAEGWPARTAELRSVVRRLRRSGLARRH is encoded by the coding sequence ATGACGGCAGACCAGGCGAACCCCGTGGCCAGGACGTGGGACGGGGATCCCGTGACGCGGACTCCCCACGGGGCGGTGCGCGGCCGGTACGAACGGGGCGTGGCCGTGTTCCGCGGCATCCCGTACGCGGCACCCCCCTTCGGTCCCCGCCGCTTTCGGCCACCGGAGCCCCCCGAGCCCTGGGACGGTGTGCGCGACGCGGCCGCCTTCGGGCCCACGGCGCCGAAACCGCCGTACTCCGACGCCTTCGCGCAATACCTGTCCGACCCGGTCGTCCCGGGCGACGACTGCCTCAACCTCAACGTGTGGACACCGGAACCCGGGCCCGGCGCCCGCCTCCCGGTCCTGGTGTGGGTCCACGGCGGCGCCCTGACCCGGGGATCGTCCGCGGTACCCGTGTACGACGGGCATGCCTTCGCCCGCGACGGCGTCGTCTTCGTCTCGGTCAACTACCGCCTCGGCGTCGAGGGCTTCGGCCTCTTCCCGGACACCCCCGCCAACCCCGGCCTGCGCGACCAGCTCGCCGCCCTGCGCTGGGTCCACGAGTCGATCGAGGCCTTCGGCGGCGACCCCGGCCGCGTCACCGTGGCGGGACAGTCGGCCGGCGCGATCAGCATCGGCGCCCTGCTCGCCGCCCCACAGACCCGCGGCCTGTTCAGGCGCGCGGTCCTGCAGAGCGGTCCGCCCGAGGCGAGCGACCGCGACAAGGTACGGCGGATGGTGCGCCGTATGGCCACCCGGCTGAAGGTCCCCGCCACCGCCGCGGCCTTCGCCGACGTCGACCGCGAGCTGCTGCTGCGCACCCAGGCCGAGGTGGGCAGGCTGAGCAGCCCGGTCCTCGGAGGCCCCGCCTTCGGGATCGTGGTCGACGGCGACCTCGTACCCCGCGACCCCCTGGAGGCGCTGGTCTCGGGGGAGGCGGGCAGGGACGTCGACCTCATGCTGGGCTGGACCAGCGACGAGTACCGCCTCTGGCTCGTCCCCGGCGGGCTCCTGGAGCGCGTCGACCGGCTCGGACCGGTCGCCCTGGCCGGCGCCATGGCCCGCTGCCACTGCGGCGTGGAGGTGGTGCGCGGCTACCGCGTCCTGCACCCCGAGGCCGGCACCGCCGATCTGGTCGGCCAGATGGTCACCGACCACCTGCTGCGCATCCCCCTGCACCGCCTGGCCGAGGCCCGCCCGGGCACGTCGTACGTCTACGAGTTCGCCTGGCCCTCCAACCTCCCGGACCTCGGCGCCTGCCACGCCCTCGAACTGGGTTTCGTCTTCGACACCGGCGCCACCCCGGAGTCGGCCAAGCTCGCGGGCGAGGGCGCCCCCACCGAACTCGGCGAGGCCATGCACGGCGCGTGGGTGCGCTTCGCGACCGACGGCGACCCGGGCTGGCAGCCCTGGGACGCCACCCACCCGGTCCAGGTCTTCGGCAAGGGCGACCCCTACCTCGCGTCCGGCCCTCGGGACGGCGATTTCGCGGTGTGGACGGCCGATACGACGACACCGGAGACGGCCCCCGTGTCGGAACCGGCGGAGGGCTGGCCCGCCCGGACCGCGGAACTGCGGTCGGTGGTACGGCGGCTGCGGCGCTCGGGGCTGGCCCGACGGCACTGA
- the mmuM gene encoding homocysteine S-methyltransferase: protein MTSDIPETPATRSVPFADALAAGPVVLDGGMSNQLESAGHDLSDELWSARLLAERPEAIAEAHLAYYEAGADVAITSSYQATFEGFAKRGIGRERAAELLALSVESARDATRQAAAKGVRRPLYVAASVGPYGAMLADGSEYRGRYGLSVAELEAFHRPRLEVLAAAGPDVLALETIPDSDEAEALLRAIRGLGVPAWLSYSVAGDRTRAGQPLEEAFALAADVDEVVAVGVNCCVPEDVTPAIGTAARVTGKPVVVYPNSGESWNAQARAWEGSSSFAPEQVRGWQQAGARLIGGCCRVGPGAISGISRTLAAA from the coding sequence ATGACCAGCGACATCCCGGAAACCCCCGCCACCCGTTCCGTCCCCTTCGCCGACGCCCTCGCGGCCGGCCCGGTCGTCCTCGACGGCGGCATGTCCAACCAGCTGGAGTCCGCCGGGCACGACCTGAGCGACGAGCTGTGGTCGGCGCGGCTGCTCGCGGAACGGCCCGAGGCGATCGCCGAGGCCCATCTCGCGTACTACGAGGCGGGCGCGGACGTGGCGATCACGTCCAGCTACCAGGCCACCTTCGAGGGGTTCGCCAAGCGCGGGATCGGACGGGAGAGGGCGGCCGAACTGCTCGCCCTCAGCGTCGAGTCGGCGCGGGACGCCACGCGGCAGGCGGCGGCGAAGGGGGTTCGGCGGCCGCTGTACGTGGCGGCCTCGGTGGGGCCGTACGGCGCGATGCTCGCGGACGGCTCGGAGTACCGGGGCCGGTACGGGCTGAGCGTGGCCGAACTGGAGGCCTTCCACCGGCCGCGCCTGGAGGTGCTGGCCGCCGCCGGGCCCGACGTCCTGGCACTGGAGACGATCCCGGACAGCGACGAGGCCGAGGCGCTCCTGCGGGCGATCCGCGGCCTCGGCGTTCCCGCCTGGCTCTCCTACTCCGTCGCCGGCGACCGCACCCGGGCCGGCCAGCCGCTGGAGGAGGCCTTCGCCCTGGCCGCCGACGTGGACGAGGTCGTCGCGGTCGGCGTCAACTGCTGCGTCCCCGAGGACGTGACCCCCGCGATCGGGACCGCCGCCCGGGTGACCGGCAAGCCGGTCGTCGTGTACCCCAACAGCGGCGAGTCGTGGAACGCGCAGGCACGCGCGTGGGAGGGCAGCTCGTCCTTCGCTCCGGAGCAGGTACGCGGCTGGCAGCAGGCCGGGGCGCGGCTGATCGGGGGGTGCTGCCGGGTGGGGCCGGGGGCGATCTCGGGGATCTCGCGGACGTTGGCCGCCGCATAG
- a CDS encoding autotransporter: protein MVSAPPAAAAGSRDATADVLADRDVTLTGDTVVTVPAGTTTYDGVFRGEGTLTVRGSGTLVLTRNSDFSLPKARQRQSVRILGGNHPYVTTTAADPPAVTVERGATLQYGDGGTSGLIGHFPYATPAFGLNQDNIRVDGTLRLSLKSAYNLGTVSGSGLITQPRFLWGTWDLTSGPFSGVIDNGTQANAGRPEFATSLPGVRKVLNQGTWTVDTPLGRTVTMRMDFYQREYGSDINVQSRPGGKVILTGQYSWSNQGGDTDPSLSDPALNWTPAAKNINKRGTNIKGADVQWGDGTTARIFMPGTAKTVYINLLAARERSKLTFDYDGPVTLGAPIGGGRFHDTLSAPGAGDIVVKGTKGNDVTFAAVQYYDGSTTVEKGAVLRLGSGRPGGDGGLYTGGGRYQVVNDGSLVLANTAKALTLPRISGSGSLTQAGRATTTLTGNAITYTGTTTVKKGTLALRAGATLAHSKGIRLTSTTSRLDAGTTGLRVRSALSGRGTVKGAVTNDGLVVGGLTVSGGYTQHAKGELVLADGPLKVTGPVTLAGDLDLAAAGTDPARSITVLDNKGTAKTTGAFKGLAEGTRLRLSDTNYRITYRGGDGNDVVLTAVTASDSAPAGADTSPRTAAAAPGTTAAATEGLGWWPYVLALGLLGGLVFPPTARMLGKRRGGGRHAAHR, encoded by the coding sequence ATGGTCTCCGCTCCCCCGGCCGCGGCCGCCGGATCCCGGGACGCCACCGCCGACGTGCTCGCCGACCGGGACGTGACGCTGACCGGCGACACGGTCGTCACGGTGCCTGCGGGGACCACCACCTACGACGGGGTGTTCCGCGGAGAAGGCACGCTCACCGTGCGCGGCAGCGGGACGCTGGTCCTCACCAGGAACAGCGACTTCAGCCTCCCGAAGGCACGGCAGCGGCAGTCCGTACGGATCCTGGGCGGCAACCATCCCTACGTCACCACGACCGCCGCCGACCCGCCCGCGGTCACCGTCGAGCGCGGGGCGACCCTCCAGTACGGCGACGGCGGGACGTCCGGGCTGATCGGCCACTTCCCCTACGCCACCCCGGCGTTCGGCCTGAACCAGGACAACATCCGGGTCGACGGCACCCTGCGGCTCTCCCTGAAAAGCGCATACAACCTGGGCACGGTCAGCGGCTCCGGCCTGATCACCCAGCCGCGCTTCCTGTGGGGCACCTGGGACCTGACCTCCGGCCCGTTCTCCGGCGTCATCGACAACGGCACCCAGGCCAACGCCGGACGCCCCGAGTTCGCGACCTCGCTGCCGGGCGTCCGCAAGGTGCTCAACCAGGGCACCTGGACCGTGGACACCCCGCTGGGCAGGACCGTCACCATGCGGATGGACTTCTACCAGCGCGAGTACGGCAGTGACATCAACGTCCAGTCCCGGCCGGGCGGCAAGGTGATCCTCACGGGCCAGTACAGCTGGTCGAACCAGGGCGGTGACACCGACCCCTCGCTCAGCGACCCCGCCCTGAACTGGACGCCGGCCGCCAAGAACATCAACAAGCGCGGCACCAACATCAAGGGCGCCGACGTCCAGTGGGGCGACGGGACGACCGCCAGGATCTTCATGCCGGGCACCGCGAAGACGGTCTACATCAACCTGCTGGCGGCCCGCGAGCGCTCGAAGCTCACCTTCGACTACGACGGTCCCGTGACCCTGGGCGCCCCGATCGGAGGCGGCCGCTTCCACGACACCCTGTCCGCGCCCGGCGCGGGTGACATCGTCGTCAAGGGCACGAAGGGCAACGACGTCACGTTCGCGGCCGTCCAGTACTACGACGGCTCCACGACCGTCGAGAAGGGTGCCGTGCTCCGGCTCGGCAGCGGCAGGCCCGGCGGCGACGGCGGGCTCTACACCGGGGGCGGCCGCTACCAGGTCGTGAACGACGGCTCCCTCGTGCTCGCCAACACGGCCAAGGCCCTGACCCTGCCCCGGATCAGCGGCAGCGGCTCCCTCACCCAGGCGGGCAGGGCCACGACGACACTGACCGGAAACGCGATCACCTACACGGGGACGACCACCGTCAAGAAGGGCACACTCGCCCTGCGCGCAGGAGCAACTCTCGCCCACAGCAAGGGAATCCGGCTCACCTCGACGACCTCACGGCTGGACGCGGGCACGACCGGCCTGCGGGTGCGGTCCGCGCTGTCCGGCAGGGGCACCGTGAAGGGCGCGGTCACCAACGACGGCCTGGTCGTGGGCGGACTCACCGTCTCCGGTGGCTACACACAGCACGCGAAGGGCGAACTGGTTCTGGCGGACGGCCCGTTGAAGGTGACGGGCCCGGTCACGCTGGCCGGTGACCTCGACCTCGCGGCAGCCGGCACCGACCCCGCCCGCAGCATCACCGTCCTGGACAACAAGGGCACCGCGAAGACCACTGGGGCCTTCAAGGGCCTGGCGGAGGGCACACGGCTCAGGCTTTCGGACACGAACTACCGGATCACCTACCGGGGAGGCGACGGCAACGACGTCGTGCTGACCGCAGTCACCGCGAGCGACTCGGCCCCCGCAGGCGCCGACACGTCGCCGCGGACGGCGGCGGCAGCGCCCGGCACGACGGCCGCGGCGACCGAGGGGCTGGGCTGGTGGCCGTATGTGCTGGCCCTCGGGCTGCTGGGCGGCCTGGTGTTCCCGCCGACGGCCAGAATGCTCGGCAAGCGGCGCGGGGGCGGCCGGCACGCCGCGCACCGCTGA
- a CDS encoding glycoside hydrolase family 43 protein: MSRATEVPNRRLLLKGALAAGALAATPSTAEAATPTAAEAAPCPKKAAPFVNPLVRNRADPYIHRHSDGFYYFTATAPEYDRIVLRRSRTLNGLASADESVIWTKHPTGAMGAHIWAPEIHRIGGKWYVYFASAPAESVWDIRIWVLENANPNPFKGTWVEKGQVKTAWETFSLDATTFTHRGSRYLAWAQHEPGLDNNTGIFLSRMANPWTLAGPQIRLSTPEFDWECIGYKVNEGPSVIARNGRLFLSYSASATDWHYCMGLLTADANADLMNPASWSKSPVPVFTSNDTTKQYGPGHNCFTVAEDGRSDVLVYHARPYKDIVGDPLNDPNRHTRVQKLGWHADGTPDFGIPVADTATDTEVAS, translated from the coding sequence ATGAGCCGCGCCACCGAAGTCCCCAACCGAAGACTGCTGCTGAAGGGCGCCCTGGCCGCGGGCGCCCTGGCCGCCACCCCCTCGACCGCCGAGGCGGCGACCCCCACGGCCGCCGAAGCCGCCCCCTGCCCGAAGAAGGCCGCGCCCTTCGTGAATCCGCTGGTCCGCAACCGGGCCGACCCGTACATCCACCGTCACTCCGACGGCTTCTACTACTTCACGGCCACCGCCCCCGAGTACGACCGCATCGTCCTGCGCCGCTCCCGCACCCTGAACGGCCTCGCGAGCGCCGACGAGTCCGTCATCTGGACCAAGCACCCGACCGGTGCCATGGGCGCCCACATCTGGGCGCCGGAGATCCACCGCATCGGCGGCAAGTGGTACGTCTACTTCGCCTCCGCGCCCGCCGAGAGCGTGTGGGACATCCGCATCTGGGTCCTGGAGAACGCCAACCCCAACCCCTTCAAGGGAACCTGGGTGGAGAAGGGCCAGGTCAAAACCGCCTGGGAGACCTTCTCCCTGGACGCCACCACCTTCACCCACCGGGGCAGCCGCTACCTCGCCTGGGCCCAGCACGAGCCCGGCCTGGACAACAACACCGGCATCTTCCTGTCGAGGATGGCGAACCCGTGGACCCTGGCGGGTCCTCAGATCAGGCTCTCCACCCCGGAGTTCGACTGGGAGTGCATCGGCTACAAGGTCAACGAGGGCCCCTCGGTCATCGCCCGCAACGGCCGCCTGTTCCTGTCCTACTCGGCCAGCGCCACCGACTGGCACTACTGCATGGGCCTGCTCACGGCCGACGCGAACGCCGACCTGATGAACCCGGCGAGCTGGTCCAAGTCCCCGGTCCCGGTCTTCACCAGCAACGACACCACCAAGCAGTACGGCCCCGGCCACAACTGCTTCACCGTCGCCGAGGACGGCCGCAGTGACGTCCTCGTCTACCACGCCCGCCCGTACAAGGACATCGTCGGCGACCCGCTGAACGACCCCAACCGCCACACCCGCGTCCAGAAGCTCGGCTGGCACGCGGACGGCACCCCGGACTTCGGCATACCGGTGGCGGACACCGCCACGGACACGGAGGTTGCGTCATGA